In Streptomyces longhuiensis, the following proteins share a genomic window:
- the hrcA gene encoding heat-inducible transcriptional repressor HrcA, producing the protein MLSERRLEVLRAIVQDYVGTEEPVGSKALTERHSLGVSPATVRNDMAALEEEGFIAQPHTSAGRIPTDKGYRLFVDKLTAVKPMTGPERRAIQNFLDGAVDLDDVVGRTVRLLAQLTRQVAVVQYPSLTRSTVRHVELLSLAAARVMLVLITDTGRVEQRMIDCPAPFGETSLADLRARLNSRVAGRRFADVPQLVQDLPESFDAEDRGTVSTVLSTLLETLVEETEERLMIGGTANLTRFGHDFPLTIRPVLEALEEQVVLLKLLGEVNDSGMAVRIGHENAHEGLSSTSVVSVGYGSGSEAVAKLGVVGPTRMDYPGTMGAVRAVARYVGQILAES; encoded by the coding sequence ATGCTCAGTGAACGCAGGCTCGAAGTGCTGCGCGCCATCGTCCAGGACTACGTGGGGACCGAGGAGCCGGTCGGCTCCAAGGCGCTCACCGAGCGGCACAGCCTCGGCGTCTCACCGGCGACGGTGCGCAACGACATGGCGGCGCTCGAGGAGGAGGGCTTCATCGCCCAGCCCCACACGAGCGCCGGGCGGATCCCGACCGACAAGGGCTACCGCCTGTTCGTGGACAAGCTGACGGCGGTCAAGCCGATGACGGGGCCCGAGCGCCGCGCCATCCAGAACTTCCTCGACGGCGCCGTCGACCTCGACGACGTCGTCGGCCGGACCGTGCGGCTGCTCGCGCAGCTGACGCGGCAGGTCGCCGTGGTGCAGTACCCGTCCCTGACGCGGTCCACCGTGCGCCACGTGGAACTGCTCTCGCTCGCCGCGGCCCGCGTGATGCTCGTGCTGATCACGGACACGGGGCGGGTCGAGCAGCGGATGATCGACTGCCCGGCGCCGTTCGGCGAGACCTCTCTCGCCGATCTGCGGGCCCGGCTCAACAGCAGGGTCGCGGGACGCCGCTTCGCGGACGTGCCGCAGCTGGTGCAGGACCTGCCGGAGTCCTTCGACGCGGAGGACCGCGGCACGGTCTCGACGGTGCTCTCCACTTTGCTGGAGACACTCGTCGAGGAGACCGAGGAGCGGCTGATGATCGGCGGAACCGCCAATCTCACCCGCTTCGGACATGACTTTCCCCTCACCATCCGGCCCGTTCTCGAGGCCCTTGAGGAGCAGGTCGTGCTCCTCAAACTCCTTGGTGAGGTAAACGATTCGGGCATGGCCGTACGGATCGGTCATGAGAACGCCCATGAGGGACTCAGCTCTACCTCCGTGGTCTCGGTCGGCTACGGTTCGGGCAGCGAGGCAGTCGCCAAGCTCGGCGTGGTCGGACCGACCCGCATGGACTATCCGGGAACGATGGGAGCAGTACGCGCAGTGGCACGTTACGTCGGACAGATCCTGGCGGAGTCGTAA
- a CDS encoding MBL fold metallo-hydrolase — protein sequence MDDLDWNAVGWEELSARAGRVRLPGWDCTTGLVVGDGAALLVDTGSSLREGAVLRADTRRLIGPHARVTHIALTHPHFDHVLGTAAFAGVEVYGAAGIDTVFTRGRDELRASAMAHGVPREEAAEAADVLVVPPHRVCGEWTLDLGGGLQVLLANVGPAHSGHDLAVLVPGTPEVVFCGDLVEESGEPQAGSDAVPSRWPAALDRLLELGGEDAVYVPGHGAAVNAEFVRAQRAELAARFGVS from the coding sequence ATGGACGACCTGGACTGGAATGCGGTGGGCTGGGAGGAGCTGTCCGCTCGGGCGGGGCGGGTCCGGCTGCCGGGCTGGGACTGCACGACGGGCCTTGTGGTGGGCGACGGGGCGGCGTTGCTCGTCGACACGGGTTCGTCACTTCGTGAGGGTGCGGTGTTGCGGGCGGACACCCGGCGCCTCATCGGCCCGCACGCGCGCGTGACGCATATCGCGCTGACGCACCCCCATTTCGACCATGTTCTCGGCACTGCGGCGTTCGCCGGTGTCGAGGTGTACGGCGCCGCGGGCATCGACACGGTGTTCACGCGGGGCCGCGACGAGCTGCGGGCCTCCGCGATGGCGCACGGCGTGCCGCGCGAGGAGGCGGCCGAGGCCGCTGACGTGCTCGTCGTGCCGCCCCACCGGGTGTGCGGGGAGTGGACGCTCGATCTGGGCGGCGGGCTCCAGGTGCTGCTCGCGAACGTGGGCCCGGCACACAGCGGGCACGACCTGGCGGTCCTGGTGCCGGGCACGCCCGAGGTCGTCTTCTGCGGCGATCTGGTCGAGGAGTCGGGCGAGCCGCAGGCGGGCAGTGACGCGGTGCCGAGCCGCTGGCCGGCCGCCCTGGACCGGCTGCTGGAACTGGGTGGTGAAGACGCCGTGTACGTCCCCGGGCACGGAGCCGCGGTGAATGCGGAGTTTGTCCGTGCGCAGCGTGCCGAGCTGGCGGCGCGTTTCGGCGTGTCGTAA
- a CDS encoding DUF3097 domain-containing protein produces the protein MRQYSPDFTPPWKKQQAAPEVAADVDLVVEEVTTGFCGAVVRCEKTAQGPTVTLEDRFGKHRVFPMDPRGFLLEGRVVTLVRPGSAAPARPTRTASGSVAVPGARARVARAGRIYVEGRHDAELVERVWGDDLRIEGVVVEYLEGVDDLPAIVARFAPGPDARLGVLVDHLVPGSKESRIAAQVTGEHALVVGHPYIDVWEAVKPSAVGIRAWPLVPRGQDWKTGVCRALGWPENTGAAWQHILSRVHSYRDLEPELLGRVEELIDFVTLPADLS, from the coding sequence ATGCGCCAGTACTCCCCCGACTTCACCCCGCCGTGGAAGAAGCAGCAGGCCGCGCCCGAGGTGGCGGCGGACGTGGATCTCGTGGTCGAGGAGGTCACGACCGGGTTCTGCGGGGCCGTCGTCCGCTGCGAGAAGACGGCCCAGGGCCCGACGGTGACCCTGGAGGACCGCTTCGGCAAGCACCGGGTGTTCCCCATGGACCCGCGCGGCTTCCTGCTCGAGGGCCGGGTCGTCACCCTCGTACGTCCCGGGTCCGCCGCGCCCGCGCGTCCCACGCGCACGGCCTCCGGGTCGGTCGCGGTGCCCGGGGCACGGGCGCGGGTCGCGCGGGCCGGGCGCATCTATGTGGAGGGCCGGCACGACGCGGAACTGGTGGAGCGGGTCTGGGGCGACGACCTGCGCATCGAGGGCGTGGTCGTGGAGTACCTGGAGGGCGTCGACGACCTGCCCGCGATCGTCGCCCGGTTCGCCCCGGGGCCCGACGCCCGGCTCGGCGTCCTCGTCGACCATCTGGTGCCCGGCTCGAAGGAGTCACGCATCGCGGCGCAGGTCACCGGCGAGCACGCGCTGGTCGTCGGCCACCCCTACATCGACGTGTGGGAGGCCGTGAAGCCGTCGGCCGTGGGCATCCGGGCGTGGCCCCTGGTGCCGCGCGGCCAGGACTGGAAGACGGGCGTGTGCCGGGCGCTCGGCTGGCCGGAGAACACCGGCGCAGCCTGGCAGCACATCCTGTCGCGGGTGCACAGCTACCGCGACCTGGAGCCCGAACTCCTGGGCAGGGTCGAGGAGTTGATCGATTTCGTGACACTGCCCGCGGACCTCTCCTAG
- the hemW gene encoding radical SAM family heme chaperone HemW produces MPSALPDGEPVPDDGALPASALAGAADRPLGFYLHVPYCATRCGYCDFNTYTATELRGSGGVLASRDNYADTLVDEVRLARKVLGDDPRQVRTVFVGGGTPTLLAADDLVRMLGAIRDEFGLAPDAEVTTEANPESVGPAYLETLREGGFNRISFGMQSAKQHVLKILDRTHTPGRPEACVAEARAAGFDHVNLDLIYGTPGESDDDWRASLEAAIGAGPDHVSAYALIVEEGTQLARRIRRGEVPMTDDDVHADRYLIADEVLGGAGFDWYEVSNWATTDAGRCLHNELYWRGADWWGAGPGAHSHVGGVRWWNVKHPGAYAGRLAEGRSPGAGRELLSDEDRRVERILLELRLLEGCPLSLLKPAGRAAAGRALSDGLLEAAPYESGRAVLTLRGRLLADAVVRDLVD; encoded by the coding sequence ATGCCTTCCGCACTCCCCGACGGTGAGCCCGTCCCCGACGACGGCGCGCTGCCCGCCTCCGCCCTGGCCGGGGCGGCGGACCGGCCCCTCGGGTTCTATCTGCACGTCCCGTACTGCGCCACGCGCTGCGGCTACTGCGACTTCAACACGTACACCGCGACCGAGCTGCGCGGCTCCGGCGGTGTGCTCGCCTCCCGCGACAACTACGCGGACACCCTCGTCGACGAGGTGCGCCTCGCCCGCAAGGTCCTCGGAGACGACCCGCGCCAGGTGCGCACCGTCTTCGTCGGCGGCGGCACCCCGACGCTCCTCGCGGCAGACGACCTCGTACGGATGCTCGGGGCGATCCGCGACGAGTTCGGGCTCGCGCCCGACGCCGAGGTGACGACGGAGGCCAACCCCGAGTCCGTCGGCCCCGCCTACCTGGAGACCCTCCGCGAAGGCGGCTTCAACCGGATCTCCTTCGGCATGCAGAGCGCCAAGCAGCACGTCCTGAAGATCCTCGACCGCACCCACACCCCCGGCCGCCCCGAGGCCTGTGTCGCCGAGGCGCGCGCCGCGGGCTTCGACCACGTCAACCTCGACCTGATCTACGGCACCCCCGGCGAGAGCGACGACGACTGGCGGGCCTCGCTGGAGGCGGCCATCGGCGCCGGGCCCGACCATGTGTCGGCGTACGCGCTGATCGTCGAGGAGGGCACCCAGCTCGCCCGGCGCATCCGCCGAGGCGAGGTCCCGATGACGGACGACGACGTCCACGCGGACCGCTACCTGATCGCGGACGAGGTCCTCGGCGGGGCGGGCTTCGACTGGTACGAGGTGTCGAACTGGGCCACCACCGACGCCGGGCGCTGCCTGCACAACGAGCTGTACTGGCGCGGGGCCGACTGGTGGGGCGCGGGCCCCGGCGCGCACAGCCACGTCGGCGGGGTGCGCTGGTGGAACGTGAAGCACCCGGGCGCCTACGCCGGGCGCCTCGCGGAGGGGCGCTCGCCCGGCGCGGGGCGCGAGCTCCTGTCGGACGAGGACCGGCGCGTCGAGCGCATCCTGCTGGAGCTGCGCCTCCTCGAGGGCTGCCCCCTGTCGCTCCTGAAGCCGGCGGGCCGTGCCGCCGCCGGCCGGGCCCTGTCCGACGGCCTGCTCGAAGCGGCCCCGTACGAGTCCGGGCGCGCCGTCCTCACCCTGCGCGGCCGCCTCCTCGCCGACGCGGTCGTCCGCGACCTCGTCGACTGA
- a CDS encoding SpoIIE family protein phosphatase → MGSIPLQRETAYATDEPSRPPGAPAAVRTSLPGNPLAPAAARRFVRGALADWAELGLTATAGGGDRLTDDAVVVLSELVTNAVVHAGTNVELLCRLETGHPDDPDGGCAPAALVIEVSDHHPARAVRSDRTDMGPDTPECGRGLRLVASLSDAWGITYQAGTKTVWARLPVDGAEPRSADPSAFPGARTFQHGLRAADTLAPTPRRYPHDRDWVNRGALSFLAEASDLLAGQLDEDQVASLAGQMLVPRLADWCAVWLDDEDGRPDRGAADRAGRGTGALATPRLARVWHTSENRMEELRKILEKDPPQPTDAARSAAVPVPWPFESLGGDPAGAALAYRLSAGGRAVGTLLIGRAGLTRFPDEVTGLVEDFARRVALAVSAARRYARQATISRILQRGLLPSAVAQIPGIESALVYEPRDAGGPGGDFYDVFPAGDGRWCFALGDVQGKGPEAAVVIGLARPWLRLLAREGYQVAEVLDRLNRLLLDDATEAADAAARALAAAGGQGLTPEGAPRFLSLLYGELVPTEDGMRCTLASAGHPLPLLLRPDGPVVSAAEPQVLLGVVDDPGYTSESLVLHDGDTLLCVTDGVTERRDGHRQFDDGDGLSHALAGCTGLTAPLLAERIRRLVHEFSESPPDDDLALLVLQAR, encoded by the coding sequence GTGGGGTCCATTCCGCTGCAACGGGAGACCGCCTACGCCACCGACGAGCCCTCCCGTCCCCCGGGAGCACCGGCCGCCGTGCGGACCTCGCTGCCCGGAAACCCGCTGGCCCCCGCGGCCGCCCGCCGCTTCGTACGGGGCGCTCTCGCCGACTGGGCCGAGCTCGGCCTGACCGCCACGGCCGGCGGCGGCGACCGGCTCACCGACGACGCCGTGGTCGTCCTCAGCGAACTCGTCACGAACGCCGTCGTCCACGCGGGCACCAATGTCGAACTGCTGTGCCGCCTCGAGACCGGCCACCCCGACGACCCGGACGGCGGCTGCGCGCCCGCCGCCCTCGTCATCGAGGTCTCCGACCACCACCCCGCCCGCGCCGTCCGCAGCGACCGCACCGACATGGGCCCCGACACCCCCGAGTGCGGGCGCGGCCTGCGCCTCGTGGCCTCCCTCTCCGACGCCTGGGGCATCACGTACCAGGCCGGTACCAAGACCGTCTGGGCCCGCCTCCCCGTCGACGGCGCCGAGCCGCGGAGCGCTGACCCCTCGGCGTTCCCCGGCGCAAGAACCTTTCAGCACGGGCTGCGCGCCGCCGACACACTGGCTCCCACGCCGCGCCGCTACCCGCACGACCGGGACTGGGTCAACCGTGGCGCGCTCTCCTTCCTCGCCGAGGCCTCCGACCTGCTGGCCGGACAACTCGACGAGGACCAGGTCGCCTCACTCGCCGGACAGATGCTGGTGCCGCGCCTCGCCGACTGGTGCGCCGTCTGGCTCGACGACGAGGACGGCAGGCCGGACCGGGGCGCCGCCGACCGGGCGGGCCGCGGCACCGGCGCCCTCGCCACACCCCGCCTCGCCCGTGTCTGGCACACCAGCGAGAACCGCATGGAGGAGCTCCGCAAGATCCTGGAGAAGGACCCGCCGCAGCCCACCGACGCGGCGCGCAGCGCGGCCGTCCCCGTGCCGTGGCCCTTCGAGTCCCTCGGCGGCGACCCGGCCGGCGCCGCGCTCGCCTACCGCCTCAGCGCGGGCGGCCGCGCGGTCGGCACGCTCCTCATCGGACGGGCCGGCCTGACCCGTTTCCCCGACGAGGTCACCGGCCTCGTCGAGGACTTCGCCCGCCGCGTCGCCCTCGCCGTCAGCGCCGCCCGCCGCTACGCCCGCCAGGCCACCATCAGCCGCATCCTCCAGCGCGGACTGCTGCCCTCCGCCGTCGCCCAGATCCCCGGCATCGAGTCCGCGCTCGTCTACGAGCCGCGCGACGCGGGCGGCCCCGGCGGCGACTTCTACGACGTGTTCCCCGCCGGCGACGGCCGCTGGTGCTTCGCGCTCGGCGACGTCCAGGGCAAGGGCCCGGAGGCGGCCGTCGTCATCGGCCTCGCCCGGCCCTGGCTGCGGCTGCTCGCCCGTGAGGGGTACCAGGTCGCCGAGGTCCTCGACCGTCTCAACCGGCTCCTCCTCGACGACGCCACGGAGGCGGCCGACGCCGCGGCCCGCGCGCTCGCCGCCGCGGGCGGCCAGGGCCTCACGCCCGAAGGCGCGCCCCGCTTCCTTTCCCTGCTCTACGGGGAGCTGGTGCCCACCGAGGACGGGATGCGCTGCACCCTGGCCTCCGCCGGACACCCGCTGCCGCTCCTGCTGCGGCCCGACGGCCCGGTCGTGTCCGCCGCCGAGCCCCAGGTGCTCCTCGGCGTCGTCGACGACCCCGGCTACACCAGCGAGAGCCTCGTGCTCCACGACGGCGACACCCTCCTGTGCGTCACGGACGGGGTGACGGAGCGCCGGGACGGGCACCGCCAGTTCGACGACGGCGACGGCCTCTCGCACGCCCTCGCCGGCTGCACGGGCCTCACCGCACCCCTGCTCGCCGAGCGGATCAGACGGCTGGTCCACGAGTTCTCCGAGAGTCCGCCCGACGACGACCTCGCCCTCCTGGTCCTCCAGGCCCGCTGA